A stretch of the uncultured Desulfobacter sp. genome encodes the following:
- a CDS encoding PHP domain-containing protein: MSRTSYIDLHIHTEYTHNNGLSTVPALVERAVSYNMDALAITDSGNVSGVPEFYEACIRSGIKPIIGLGFYFADDSRFAQSTQKYHLVLLAENNIGFMHLLELAERSFTQGFYKRPRIDFELLETYYDGLISLTGGLGGVVDKYLYANRNNDAICFVQKCLSLFGDDHFFLELQDNGLEKNQKMIAQLLKLSKETGAKCVVSGGSFYVDRKDALKCNQLRLAHGNNPLDGDGYYFKSPEEMSSLFSMVPHAVQASRAIADRCTVLLNMDKCSQIPRKDDDLSIIRQLQGCIMQA, from the coding sequence ATGAGCCGCACCTCCTATATTGATTTACATATCCATACGGAATATACGCATAATAACGGATTGAGTACAGTCCCGGCACTTGTAGAAAGAGCTGTATCATACAATATGGATGCTCTGGCGATTACGGACAGTGGAAATGTATCCGGAGTGCCGGAATTTTATGAGGCATGTATTCGTTCAGGTATAAAACCAATCATCGGATTGGGGTTTTACTTTGCCGATGACTCTCGTTTTGCTCAAAGCACCCAAAAATACCATCTGGTTCTTCTGGCAGAAAACAATATTGGCTTTATGCACCTGTTAGAACTGGCAGAACGGTCCTTTACACAAGGGTTTTACAAGCGCCCCAGGATTGATTTTGAGCTGCTTGAGACCTATTATGACGGGCTTATTTCCCTTACAGGCGGCCTTGGGGGCGTCGTTGACAAATATTTATATGCAAACAGAAACAACGATGCCATCTGTTTTGTCCAAAAATGTTTATCTCTTTTTGGTGATGACCATTTTTTTCTGGAGTTACAGGATAATGGACTGGAAAAAAACCAGAAAATGATTGCTCAGCTGCTAAAACTTTCTAAGGAAACAGGCGCAAAATGTGTGGTGAGCGGCGGCAGTTTTTATGTGGATAGAAAAGATGCCCTTAAATGTAATCAACTTCGACTGGCACATGGCAATAATCCTTTGGATGGCGATGGATACTATTTTAAATCTCCGGAAGAGATGTCCTCACTATTTTCAATGGTCCCCCATGCGGTGCAGGCAAGCAGAGCCATTGCTGACAGGTGCACGGTTCTGTTAAATATGGATAAATGCAGTCAAATACCGCGCAAGGATGATGACTTGTCAATTATCAGGCAGCTGCAAGGATGTATCATGCAAGCGTGA